The following are encoded together in the Zingiber officinale cultivar Zhangliang chromosome 8A, Zo_v1.1, whole genome shotgun sequence genome:
- the LOC122009989 gene encoding F-box/kelch-repeat protein At5g60570-like, translating into MQGTLRGMELQLGKLGTMSATLNYLLQILGSFSPDCGSLHKYLLDCLLLTNNRSLLGEEKDMFDKDVNVDSLNIRGLKGKRLTVKIQTGDSRTDQRSNDSFFPGLYDDVALVCLAFICRSDYPSLACLNRRFNSLIRSGCLYKLRRQHGVMEHWVYLACSLMPWEAFDPFRRRWMRLPRMPCDDCFSCADKESLAVGTQLLVFGREVIGFVIWVYSLIRRDWSRCKPMNLPRCLFGSGSSGEIAIVAGGSDSLGRTSKCVEMYNSETGAWETLPDMNVPRRLCSGFFMDGKFYVIGGMSNHTDSLTCGEEYNLQTRTWRRIRDMYPGGNRATQSPPLVAVVNNQLYAADQSTNEVKKYDKANNIWNVVRRLPVRADYSNGWGLAFKACDDKLLVIGGHRGPQGEVIILHYWRPEDGNASGAEWDVLSIRERAGAFVYNCAIMGC; encoded by the coding sequence ATGCAAGGAACCCTCAGAGGAATGGAACTACAACTTGGCAAGCTGGGAACCATGAGTGCCACTCTAAATTATCTATTACAGATTTTAGGATCTTTTAGTCCGGATTGTGGTTCTTTGCACAAGTATTTATTGGATTGCTTACTTTTAACAAATAATCGGAGCTTATTGGGGGAGGAGAAGGATATGTTTGACAAAGATGTGAATGTTGATAGCTTGAATATTAGAGGCTTAAAAGGTAAAAGGCTTACTGTGAAGATTCAAACTGGAGATAGTCGTACTGATCAAAGATCGAATGATAGTTTTTTTCCTGGACTCTATGATGATGTTGCACTAGTTTGTTTGGCCTTCATATGTAGGTCTGATTACCCTTCACTTGCCTGTCTGAATAGAAGGTTTAACTCACTGATTCGTAGTGGTTGTCTTTATAAATTAAGGAGACAGCACGGTGTTATGGAACACTGGGTTTACCTGGCATGTAGTTTGATGCCTTGGGAAGCATTTGATCCTTTCAGGCGCAGATGGATGAGGTTGCCAAGGATGCCATGTGACGATTGCTTCTCTTGTGCAGATAAGGAATCTCTAGCTGTGGGAACCCAGCTACTTGTTTTTGGCCGTGAAGTAATAGGCTTCGTTATTTGGGTGTACAGTTTGATAAGGCGTGACTGGTCTAGATGCAAACCTATGAACTTACCTCGTTGCCTTTTTGGATCTGGAAGCTCTGGGGAAATCGCTATTGTTGCTGGCGGAAGTGATTCGCTTGGACGCACTTCAAAGTGTGTGGAGATGTACAATTCGGAGACTGGTGCTTGGGAGACTCTACCAGATATGAATGTCCCAAGGAGATTATGTTCTGGCTTCTTTATGGATGGAAAATTTTATGTTATAGGGGGCATGTCAAACCATACAGATTCTTTAACCTGTGGTGAGGAATATAATCTTCAAACAAGGACATGGCGAAGAATTAGGGACATGTATCCTGGTGGTAATCGAGCTACTCAATCCCCTCCTCTTGTTGCTGTTGTAAATAATCAGCTTTATGCTGCAGATCAATCTACAAATGAGGTAAAGAAGTACGACAAGGCAAATAACATCTGGAACGTTGTAAGGCGATTGCCTGTGAGAGCCGACTACTCAAATGGTTGGGGCCTTGCTTTCAAAGCATGTGACGATAAACTGTTAGTGATTGGTGGCCATAGAGGACCTCAAGGTGAAGTAATTATTCTGCACTATTGGCGTCCTGAAGATGGAAATGCAAGTGGAGCAGAGTGGGATGTGCTTTCTATTCGAGAAAGAGCTGGCGCTTTTGTCTACAATTGTGCAATAATGGGTTGCtaa